DNA from Salvelinus alpinus chromosome 17, SLU_Salpinus.1, whole genome shotgun sequence:
catagccagatagcattcgctataaattattgttcagtttggtccctaagacgaggttctaatctcgttcctggtacttcatagcacaaaaacattacctcatgttatctggaatgctctttaggtttcatcacccaaagacatcgtaaatctcctctgtcaatgctatctcatagaggcccatcctcagtggaacacacacacaatagttaacagaatactctattctgtcgaataaaacaaccattataatgcaatacaagcattataacataatcttgcaacaACTTACTTAGGCTTTTTGTCTAGTATGAATTCGCTGCACACTATTGAGTGGTCTTATCAGACCCACATATGTTTGACAACAGCTAGTAATCAGATAAGGGGATGGGCTGTATCAAAATGAAGGAATGGGGGGGAACAACCCCATTGCGAATTAGATGATGCCTTCTCAGTATGGATGAGCTTAGTATGTTGATGTTTGTTCCGTTTTTGTTcaaaatagtatgtagtatgggTAGTACAAAGTATTTCGTTTTAGTAAGTATTAGGCAAGAAAGATTTTGGTCCAATCCAATCTCCATGTAGGCTACCCCAGTTCAGTCTTACCTTGTAGACATCATAGGAGTCGATGCGAGTGTCGAAGCACATGTACAGGTTGTTCAGCATCTCCACGACTTGCAGAGGGGTGCAGGAGGCCGAGATAGTGGTGAAACCAACGATATCAGAAAAGAAAATAGTCACCTGTACAGAAAAACATTTTTAAGATGTCTCTCTTGGCCTCATCATATGTTAAATTGCGAGTGCTAGTACAGTCAGTACATTGTAATTCTATTAATTTCTCTCTTATTTATGCCCATAGGAGGATCATGTGCacatgccccctcagatttgtcttGTTTTTAATTTTTCAGATGTTAAATTAATTACTAAACAGTTTTAAGCCAATGTTTTGTCATAATTATTTATAAAAAGATGTGTCAGCGGAGGGGGCACACTAACTGGACCAGGCAAAGAGTACCCCCGCTATTCTCCCTAGTAAGATGGGCAGGACTCACAGGAGGTGTGCTTGTAAATGAATTTGATCAAGCTATGTATGTTGACTATTGATTACTTCTTGATGAATAAATCTAATTAAAATcttttgttgtttctctgtaatactagccacctagcaattttatgaagtaacTAGCTtccaagccatttcaggctatcattCAAGTTAGACCAGCTTGtctaactacactatatacaggagtatgtggacaccccttcaaatgagtggattcggctatttcagccacacccgttgctgacaggtgtatgaaattgagcacacagccatgtaatctccatagacacacattggcagAAGAattaccttactgaagagctcagtgactttcaacgtggcaccgtcataggaagccacctttccaagaagtcagttcatcaaatttctgccctgctagacctgtcccggtcaactgtaagttctgttattgtgaagtggaaacgtctagaatcaacaatggctcagccacgaagtggcaggccacacaagctcacagaacgggacctccCTGTGCTGAAGTGCATAAAAATTGTCTATCCTTGTTTGCAAcgctcactactgagttccaaactgcctctggaagcaatgtcagcacaagaactgttcgccgggagcttcatgaaatgggtttccatggctgagcagccgcacacaagcctaagatcaccatgcacaatgccaagcgtcggctggagtggtgtgaagctcgccaccattggactctggagcagtggtgtgatgaatcacgcttcgccatctggcagtctgacggacgaatctgggtttgacggatgccgGGAGAActttacctgccccaatgcatactgccagctgtaaagtttggtggaggaggaataatggtctgggatgCTGGCATGCTTGCTGGCAAGGTTGTTGTACCTTAAAAATGACTGAAATTGCTTTAATTATTTTGTAGGATACTAGGATACTATATACCAGTGCGGCAGCTGTACTAAACTTATAAGGTATAAAAGTTCTTATGGAATTaatgtagggaggaggtcagagacctggccgggtggtgccagaataacaacctatccctcaacgtaatcaagacaaaggagataattgtggactacaggaaaaggaggaccgagcatgcccccattctcatcaacggggctgtagtggagcaggttgagagcttcaagttcctctgtgtccacatcaccaacaaactagaatggtccaaacacaccaagacagtcgtgaagatggcacgacaaagcctattcatcatcaggaaactaaaaagatttggcatgggtcctcagatcctcaaaaggttctacagctgcaacatcgagagcatcctgactggttgcatcactgtctggtacggcaactgctcagcctccgaccgcaaggcactacagagggttgtgcgtacggcccagtacatcactggggctaagctgcctgccatcaaggacttctataccaggcggtgtcagaggaaggccctacacattgtcaaagactccagccaccccagtcatagactgttgtctctgctaccgcatggcaagcggtaccggagcgtcaagtctagggccaaaaggcttctcaactgcttttaccccaaagccataagactcctgaacagctaatcaaatggctaaccgGACTATACATTGTATCCCGCCCAAACCCCTCCAGccccccgccaacccctcttttacgctgctaatactctctgtttatcatctatgcatagtcactttaactaatcctacatttacatattacctcaaatagcccgactaactggtgcccccgcacagtGACTCTGTAgctgtaccacctgtatatagccttgctactattattttttacatctaaaaacaaaaatatatatttctttacttatctattgtaacctaatacctattttttacttaaaaactgcactgttggttaagggcttctaagtaagaatttcactgtcaggtttctgttgtattcggcgcacatgacaaataaactttgatttgattttgtgcaTAATGtgcataattaattaaaatgataATTGAACTGTTAAAGATGTATGCTTAGATAACTTATGTAAAAGAATAGACACATTTTTCACATAGATTTAGGCAttatgattatggctctagatttcaagaaaaagctgtttcaggtgtttaaaaaaattctaaatTCTACGACTTCCGATAACCCCCCCTCCATCAACACGTACTTTGTGTCCCCTCTAAAATAATAACTGCATGACGCCATTGTGATTTCAATCTACAGTATTTTACAAAAGAGACAGTGATCCACGGTAAACATGAGCAAACCAATGGCGTGTCATTTGTAAGTGTACTGCACAGTCATATTGTATACTTATAGTGTCTTTGAGGGTTCCCCAGGAATCTGTCTTATGGCCTTCACTGTTTAACTTATATGACCTAAGACAGTATGACCTTCCTCATGTGTGTCATGATGTTGATACACAAATGTTTGCAGATTATACTCTTGTGCTAATATTGTGTTCCATTTTCAGAATGTTCCATTGCTGGAACTCAAAGAAGACTGTGTAAAAACGGACCACATCCCCTTTGGTAGCTAATAGCCCTGAGCAGAGTGCTTTTGGCCCAGCTGCTTCAAGCACCTCAATGAGCTGGATGCAATTTGCACCTGCGTAACCCGTTTTATCTCCTAATGAATATGGAACACTGTAATTATAGGCAATTACAACAACAATAAGAACAAAGAAACCAAAAGCAGGGATCATTCAGCGCGTTGGTTTGGTGATCTTGCCAAAGTATTGCACCAATACGGTCCTTTACAAGGCCCTCACAGTAATTTGTTTCAATGCTAaaagtgatgaggaagaggggaggCGGCATGAAAATACACCTTGTGCCAGTGTCACAGAGAAAGTGTATAATCTTGCTGATATTTAAGTTGGTTATAGACATTTTAAAGAGTTTCTTTAACTTAAAAGTTGTGGTTAGAGTGTGCTATAAAGAAAACAGGAATCTTGAGAGGTTATTTGCTCTACACAAATAACCCTTTTCTCTTCCAAATGGTTCTTTATAATGTTGAGAGGGATTCACTGAAGGGTTGTGGCTAATTTTGAATTCCTAACTCTCCAGCATAACCAGATAGTGATGACCATGGGATATGGAAATGAAGACGCAGCAAGAAATGGAATTGATCGACATGATGGAACTGAAATCCCAAATCTGCTCAGATCAATCAAACCCACCTTCTCATAGCTCTCCGCCTCCACGTGCTTCTGCTGTCTCAGCTGCTTGGCTACGGTCTTGGGCAGCATCTGGTGCAGGAGGTCCTCGGCCAGCTGTCTCTGGCGCTTCAGGTCCTCGGTCCTCTCCTGCAGGCTGCATGCATAGTTCTGGATCCACTCTGTCATCTGCTTGAAGGACACCAGCACCAGCGGATAGATCAGGCAGGCCAATGTCAACAGGGAGATCCGCATGCTGAGCCCTGAGAACATGGCCCTGGATCGGAGTTTCAGAGCTGGCAACGCCCCAGCCAGCAGGCACGCCTGGGTATCCCTCAGAGCCTGGATGCCAGTCTGAGAGCCTGTGAGGATGCCCACTGTTCCCACCGTGCCAACCGCTGGGATCTGCCAGGGGGTGGAGTCAAAGATGTATGGGTCGACTTTGAGGCTGTTGGTCAGGTTGAGCTTTAGGTGAACGTTCTCCACCCAGCAGTCCTCTAGCGTTTCTGACAAGAGCTGGGCAAAGGCTAGACGGCTGAGTGCGtggatccacttcttgtgaaagTCAGCTTGGGTTCCTACGGAAGGGAGTTCACTGAACTGGTGGTTGAGTTCCAGGAATGTGACCATCAGTCTCAGTGAGAGGACATCTTTCCAGTCTGAAAACTGCTTGACCTGACGAATGTCCTGTTCCATGTCCCCCCAAATGTCCAGGAGTCTGACAATGGTCAAGGAGAACACGGACATGTCATTGTTGTCCTCAACTCCCCATGTTGTGTTCAGAAATTCTGTCAAATCTTCCCTAAGTTTCTGGCTGAACTCCAGCAACTCCTCGCTGCATGGGTTACCCTGACTGTTTCTGTGGCCCTCCATATCAGTGCAAAGTCTAATAATCACTGGTAAAATGCTAGTCAGTGGACTTGTACACTTTTCTTGGTGTGTCTCGTTACTCCTGTACTTTCTGCATAGACTTCTCCTGTTTTGGAGTTCCCCTATGAGTTGGAGAATAGCCGTGGTCCTGCATGAAGTCAGCTCGGTGACAGCGGCCTCTGTGGCGCGCAGCAGGTCCAAGTTGGAGCTGAGGTCGACGGAGACTGAGCCGAGCAGAGCCAAAAACGAGAGCAGACAAGCAGTCAAGATGCGACGAACAATGCGGTTACTgccg
Protein-coding regions in this window:
- the LOC139543220 gene encoding uncharacterized protein, producing MAFGRPLDSLHVPPGPEYARRLQDHLETAHTFTREQLAQVPQTRLQTAHSPCLPPCVTAWFPRATDCIPRSCILVPHIPAFIPWVPEGQPPATDGSPVSHLDTLRPSRPQAKKTSGNRIVRRILTACLLSFLALLGSVSVDLSSNLDLLRATEAAVTELTSCRTTAILQLIGELQNRRSLCRKYRSNETHQEKCTSPLTSILPVIIRLCTDMEGHRNSQGNPCSEELLEFSQKLREDLTEFLNTTWGVEDNNDMSVFSLTIVRLLDIWGDMEQDIRQVKQFSDWKDVLSLRLMVTFLELNHQFSELPSVGTQADFHKKWIHALSRLAFAQLLSETLEDCWVENVHLKLNLTNSLKVDPYIFDSTPWQIPAVGTVGTVGILTGSQTGIQALRDTQACLLAGALPALKLRSRAMFSGLSMRISLLTLACLIYPLVLVSFKQMTEWIQNYACSLQERTEDLKRQRQLAEDLLHQMLPKTVAKQLRQQKHVEAESYEKVTIFFSDIVGFTTISASCTPLQVVEMLNNLYMCFDTRIDSYDVYKVETIGDAYMVVSGLPERNGDKHADEIAKMSLDLVAAVRQVAIPHMPNKRLQLRAGIHTGPCVAGIVGYKMPRYCLFGDTVNTASRMESTSLPQRIHASSAVYLALMKDGAYELQLRGEIEVKGKGKMNTYWLIGHKNYSVQNDSLVCHWNPNLARKKKTLVGSDISMANSCVTVQSHSENATTPVPQGSKAQQGALCVSVSAQVEHCASSFGTLGSMIGGLQGLESPREGKACGGTGGDKPDLLPGSGTIPHM